The genomic window CCGGCGGATGGCATCGGCGCTGGAATACATGGGCTACGACGTACGCTTCGACTGGGCGGAGGGTTATGGCCACAATTCAGATTTTGGGGGGCTGCGTTTCCCCGATGCAATGAAATGGTTGTGGCGCAGTGAACCGCATCAGGCTGAACTGGACACCTCGGACGACCTACGTGGCGACCTGACTCTGCTGAACCTGCTGATTCCTGGGAAGGATTGGGAAGTGGTAGCGGACGACCTTGGGTTTGCCGATGCCCCGTGCAGCGATGCCGACGGCAACTTTTACTATTCCGACATGAAGGCGCCGGCCGTGTATCGCGTCGACGCCGTGGATGGAACGCAAACCAAGATCGCGGAACAATCCGTCAGCGGCCTGGAATTCGGCCCCGACGAATTGTTGTACGCCTGCCAGGGCAGCAAGCAGCGAGTGATTTCCATCGATCCCCAAACCGGCCAGGTCAACACGGTGGCAACCGACGTGGTGCCCAATGATATGGCGATCACCGCCGAGGGCACGATCTATATCACCGAAACCCGCAAACAGCAGGTCACGCGGATCGACCCCAAGACCGGCCAAGTAACGCCGGCGGACACGGGCATTACCGCTCCCAACGGAATCGCCCTGTCCAACGACGGAGGCACCCTGGCCGTGTCGGACTACCGCGGCGAATTCGTGTGGATGTTTCGCGTCAACGCCGACGGATCACTGGACGCCAAAATGCCCTCGATGACAATGCGGTTGCCGATCGACGAATCCGGGCAATTTAAATTCAACGAACCGCCGCCGTACCTGAGCGCAGTGAAAGGCGACGGCACGGCGGTCGACCGCCGCGGTCGGTATTACGTGACCAGCGCATTGGGCGTGCAAATTTTTGATCCCACGGGGCGCCCGTGTGGCGTCTTGCCGAAACCCCGCGAGGATCAACCGTTGACCAGTTGTGTACTGGCCGGTCCCGATCACCAGTACCTGTATGTCACCAACGGCACGTCCGTGCTGCGCCGCAAACTGACGCCGTAGTCTGCAGTCGTTGGCAGCGACCGGGGCCGAGGCTCTCTAACGCCGCGGATCGACGCTTTGCCAGGGTTTTGTATTGGCGACTTGAGCCGCGGTTAAACCGCCGCGACGGGCTTGCTGGATGCCATGTTTCATCACGTCCAGGCCGTCGATCGAATGCGCATCGGTGCTGATCACGATCGGCACGCCCTGCCGAGCGGCCATCGTCAGGTGCTGCTCGTTCAAATCCAGGCGGGCCGGGTTGGCGTTCAGCTCCAGCAGTTTGCCGTGCTCGGCGGCGGCTTGTACGACGGCTTCCATATCCACGTCGTAGGGCGGACGGCGATTGATCAGCCGCCCCGTGGGATGAGCCACGATGCTGACATACGGATTGGCCAGCGCGCCGGTGATGCGATCGGTGATCTGCTGCCGCGGTTGCTTCTGGCCGTAGTGCACGCTGGCGATGATCCAGTCGCCTTCGGAGAGCACCTCGTCGTCCAGGTCCATCGAACCGTCTTCCAGGATATCGCATTCGATGCCTTTGAGGATTTCCAGCCGGCCTTCGTATTCGGGACGGATTTCGTCGATCATCGCCCATTGTTCCCGCAGGCGTTCGGCGTCCAAACCGCCGGCCATGGCAACCCGTTTGGAGTGATCGGTGATGGCGATGTATTTCAGCCCCCGCTCGATCGCCGCGTCGGCCATTTCGCGGATGGTTGCCTGCCCATCGGTGGCCGTGGTGTGCATGTGCAGATCGCCCTGGATCTGGTCCAGTGTGATCAGCTCGGGCAGCGAACCGGCGGCCGCCCATTCGAATTCAAATCGATCCTCGCGAATCTCCGGTGGAAAGCATGGCAGCTCCAACGCCGCGTACACATCCGCTTCGGTTTCGCTGGCCAGCGGTGTTTCCTCGTCGTCGGCAAACACCCCGTACTCATTGATTTTCAGTCCGCGTTTTTTTGCCAGCGAACGCAGGTGCACGTTGTGTTCTTTGGAACCGGTAAAGTACTGTAGCGCGGCCCCGAACTGATGGGACTCAACCACCCGCATGTCCACCTGAAACGAGGCACCAATCCGCATCGACACCTTGGTGTCACCTCGAGCGATGGTTTCGGATCGTCCCGCAAAGGCTTCGAAGTGATCCATCACGGCGGCCCGGTCGTCGGCCACGACCAGCAGATCCACGTCGCCGACCGTTTCCCGGCCGCGGCGATAACTGCCGGCCGGTTGCACGCGTTGGATGCCCTGGTGGCGGTTCATGTGGGCGAGCAGTTGTTGGACGATTTGGTCGGCTTCTACCCATCGCAACCGTTCGTTGGCAGCTTCGGCGATTTCCAAACCCTGCAGAATCATCTGCTCGGTTTTGGCCGCGAAGCCTTTCAGTTTTCGGACTTGCTGTCGCTCACAGGCGTCGCGCAGTTGAGCCAGGGTGTCGATGCCGAGTTCACGATGCAACGCGGCGGCTTTTTTGGCACCCAGCCCCGGCACGCGGACCATCTGTAACACGCTGGCCGGGATTTCGGCGCGGAGGTCTTCCAGCTGGGACAGGGAACCGCTGGCCAACAGCGTTTCGGATTTTTCCGCCAGCGTCTTTCCAATCCCGGGGACATCCGCAAGTTTGCGATTCTCATCGGCAATGATCGCGGCCACGGATTCTTCCAGTTCGCGAATCGCCTTGGAACCGTTGCGGTAGGCGCGGACGCGGAACGGGTTTTCTCCCTTGAATTCCAGCAGATCCGCCAGTTCGTCGAAGACGTTGGCGATTTGGGCGTTGTTCATGATTGGTTCAGCGAGCGGTTAGAGGTAGCGTTCAAACAAATCTTCGCGGGGCCATTCTGAAACGGCGTCAACGGCGCGGTGCAGCGGCGCGTCGATCAGCGAGCATAATTGTTTGCGGTCGCGGCCGTAACGTTGGTTGAACAAGACGCACCATGCCAAATCGTCGTGACGCAACACCCATAGAGCATTGGTCCCGTCCAAGGAACCGTTGTGCCACAGATTGTGTTTGCCGTTCTTTAAGCTTCGCACCTGCACGCCGCAACCATAATGCACGGCCTTTTCAGCGTCGACGAAGTCCGGTTTGCGGACCATCGTTTGCATCGAAGCGGCGGACAAGGGCGCCGCCCAAACGAAGCGTCGCAGTGCCGACGCCAGACGGACCAATCCCGTGGCGGTGGCCAGCCAACCACCATGCGCGGCCATTGGTTCCAGGTGATAGTGACCGTACGGTCCGGCCACCGGCTGACGCTGCGGGGTCAGTACCGAAGGATAGGTTTTGTCTGGGCGGTCGGCGACGTAGACGACTTCGTTCTCTGCCGCCTGGGAGCGTGCCGTTCGTCCCAATTGCATGCGACGTTCACCGCAGGGATGGAGGATTTCCCGCTGCACGAACGCTTCGTACGCGTCCCCGCTCACACGTTCGATGACTTGGCCCAAAAGCAGATAGCCGAAGTTCGAATAGGCGTAACGGCTGCCGGGGATAAAGTCGAGCGGCCGGTCCAGCATGTAATCGACGATCGCTTGTTGCGACACGGGCAACGCAACCTGTTGGGACTTCGCAATGTCCTCGTCGCGAAACATCGGGTCGAAGCTGGCCTGACGGTCGAACCCGCCACTGTGGTGCAGCAGATGGTCGATCGTGATCGCTGCGAAAGCCGTGTCGGTCGGACGCAACTGCAGCACGTCGACGACTCGGTCCGTTAGCTTCAGGTCCCGTCGCTGGCACAGTCGCAGGATCGCGATGGCGGTTAACGGTTTAGAGACGCTGGCGATGCGGAACCGATGCAGCGGCGTCACGGGGGTTTGCCTGTCTGGATCGGCCAGGCCATATCCAGCCGCGTGGACCAGGCGGCCGCGGCGGGTGATCGCCAGAGAAGCTCCGGTGACCGAGTGCTGCTGCATAAAGTCCGCCATCATCGCGTCGACGGCCGGCAAGCCGACGCCCGTCACCCGCGGTGCGGCCGCAACGCAGCGGGGGACGCAAGTCGCGGTCGCAGCGGCGGCCAGGAAGTGCCTGCGGTTGAAATCACGAGTCATGACGTATCCACGGTGAGGGATGAGTAACCCGCCGTCCAAACTCTGGCGAGTTCGGCTACGGGGCAGCGGCTATTGTTGGGGGGCTATTTGTTGAGCAGTTCTTTGGGCAAGCGGCGAGGCTTTCCGCTGCGGTCGATGCAGGCGATCGTCGATTCGGCGGTGACGATCAAGTCGTCGTCGCGGTGGATGGTGTATTCGAAACGGACGCGGACGCCTTTGGCAGAGACCACACGGGTGGTCAGCCGCAGCAGGTCGTCAAATTCGGCGGCCGCCATGTATTTAACGTTCATCTCGGTGACCACCAGCATCAGTCCGGTCGCTTCCAGCTCTTTGTAACTGATCCCCGCGGCCCTCAACATCTCCACGCGGCCGCGTTCGAAGTAGTTCAGGTAGTTGCCGTGGTGGACCCGTTGCTGGCCGTCGGTTTCGAAGTATTCGACGCGGAATTCGAGTATAAATTCAGTCAACATCAGTCCAGGGCTTGGCGAGGGGGTGGTATTTGCCAGGAAGGGGTACGAAGCCTAAACTGTCGCCGACCTTCCGCACGCACCCCCAACGATTGAGAACGCGATGAGCATTGGCGAGGGATCGGACACCAATTTAAACACCATGCGAGGCCGCGATTTCCCGGCGATTCGGCAGTTTACCGTATTCATGGAGAACCGCGTCGGCCAGCTATTAGAGGTGGTGCGACGATTTGAGGGAACCGGGATTCGGGTCGCCGCGTTATCGATCAACGATTCCGCCGAGTGCGCCTTCGTCCGGCTGGTGCTGAGCGACTGCGAGCGGGGCCGCGAGCTGCTCGAGCGCGCCGGGCTGGCGATCATCGAAACCGACCTGCTGGGCGTGGAATTGCCCGATGGCCCGCAACCGCTGCTGCGCGTCTGCACGGCGCTGTTGGCGGCCGAAATCAATATCATTCAAGCCTACCCCCTGCTGTCGCGTCCCAATGGCGAGCCCGCCGTGGCTCTGATGGTCGATAATATCGATCTGGCCATGGACACATTAAACAACAAGGGCTTTCGGATGATCACCGAGGGTGATTTGAAAGACGATTCGATCGAATAAGGCTTTTCCCCCAGCGCGTACCAGGAACTCTTCGAATGTCGACTAATTCACCCTATAGCACAGTCCCCGGCCAGCAACCCGCTCCGCCGGCCTCCAACAACACGACCAAGATCGTGTTGATCATTCTGGGGGTGTTGTTTTTGGCGTTCTTGCTGTGCGGCGGCGTAATGGTGGCCCTGTTGCTGCCGGCGGTCAACGCGGCCCGCCAGGCGGCCCTGCAAATGAACACCCAAAACAACGTCAAGCAGGTGGGCTTGGCAGTACACAATTATCATGACGTGTACCAGCAACTGCCGCCCTTGTACGCTACCGATGCCAATGGTAACCCGGTTTCCAGCTGGCGGGTCAGTCTATTGCCGTTCCTGGAAGAAAGGGCGCTCGATGAACAATGGCAGGCGGGCCAGGCATGGGACAGCCCTGCGAACCAATCATTGCTGGAACAGACTCCGGCGGCGTACCGCGGTCTCGGCGAGTCACCCACCGGGCCTCACGACGGGCAGTGCCATCTGTTTGTCATCGACGACCCCAGTGCATTGCTCAGTGGTGACGAGCCGCGGCATTTCCGCGACGTGCTGGATGGAACCTCCAATACGTTGTTTGCCCTTTACTTGCCCAACCGCTCGGTGCCCTGGTCGGCGCCGCAGGAGTTGAGCCTCGACGAAGCCTTTGCAGAGGTCTCGGCGGCCAGTCCCGAGGCGCCCGTGATGGCGCTGATGTTAGACGGGTCGGTACGCCGGCTGACCACACCCCTATCAAGAGAAACCTTCGAGGCGATGGTGACCCCGGCCGGCGGGGAACGGGTGTTTGATTTTTGAGTTGGTTGTCGCGTTACGGTTCGCTGGGAAAGTCTTCGATGGCGATTTTGCGATAGCTGGCCAATTGGGCGCCCACCGTCTCGATGGCTTGGCGATCCAGTTCCGAGAGTTTTTCCAGGACCAGGTGGTGAGCCCGGTAATGGTGCTGCTTGCCGCCCTGGTCGATGGTCAGCGTCAGATCGAGCGGTAGGCGGCCGTCGGCGGCCAGCTTTTCGCCCAGCGTCATTCGCGCAAATGGCGGAGCCCCTAGGCGGCGAAGAACGTTCAGGCGAGCGGCCCAAACGGTCAATTCATGGTAGGCCTTCGCCAATTCCGGCCGGCTGACGGTCTGCGTCGTGGTTTCGTACTGGCAGCTGCCAAAGGCGATCGAATAGCGATCGTCGTCGGCGTGCACGACGGCGTCGAGCCCAAACGATTCCGTTTTCTTCTGCTGTCGAGCGGCCACGGCCAGCTGGGCGGTGACGTCGATCAACAGCTGCGTCGAAACCTCGGCTTGCACCTGCGTTTGGGTGTCCAGCAGGATCACGCGTTGGCGAGCCGGGTCGAAGACCGTTTGCACGTGCCCGCCCTGTTCCTGCAAATCGTAGATCACGCCGGAATCGAACAAGATTTTGTGCCGCGTCGCCGGCTCGTTCGCTTTGTCCTGATAGATCTCCGTTTCCATCCGAAACGAAGGCCCGGAGGGCAAGCTGGATGGAGGCGCGGCGGCAAGAATTGTGGGACTGCCGCACAGTGCGATCCACATGGCCATCGGTAATAGCGTTCGTCCCATCGGGGGCTCTCTCCAGCAGCGTGTCATAGGGAGGCGTGACCTAGTGGAAATTGATATAACGTTTGCCGGCAGTGCGGGTCCAGAGCAGCCGCACGGATTGCCAAACTCATTCGTCCGATTAGCCTGTCTAGCGTTGGGGCTGCGTCTGCCCCCCCACTTTTTAACTCGATGGACCATACAAAGACATGATTTCTCGCATTCTTGTGACCGGCGGAGCCGGATTTTTAGGGTCCCACCTGTGTGAGCGACTGGTGGATGAAGGGCACGACGTGATTTGCCTGGATAACTTTTTTACCAGCCAGAAAAGCAACGTTTCGCACCTGCTGAAACGTCCCAACTTCGAATTGCTGCGGCACGACATCACGCTGCCGATCTTTTTGGAAGTCGACCAGATCTACAACCTGGCCTGCCCCGCCGCCCCAGGGCACTACCAATTCAATCCGATCAAAACCATGAAGACCTCCGTGGTCGGCATCATCAACATGCTGGGCATCGCCAAACGCTGCGGGGCCCGACTGTTGCAAGCTAGTACCAGCGAAGTCTACGGCGACCCCGACGTGCACCCACAGCCCGAATCGTACCGCGGGAATGTCAACCCGATCGGGCCGCGAGCCTGCTACGACGAAGGTAAACGAGCCGCGGAAACGCTCTGCATGGACTACGTCCGCAGCAATAACGTGGACGCTCGGCTGGTTCGCATCTTCAATACTTACGGCCCCCGTATGCATCCCTACGACGGCCGCGTGGTATCCAACTTTATTCGCCAAGCGATCAACAACGAACCGATTACGATCTTTGGCGATGGCTCGCAGACCCGTTCGTTCTGCTACCGCGATGATTTAGTCGAAGCGATCATCCGGATGATGAACGTCCCACAAGGTTTCCCCGGCCCGGTGAATATCGGCAACCAGGGCGAGTTTACGATCCGCGAGCTGGCCGAGTTGGTGCTGGAACAAGTCGGCGGCGACTCCAAGCTGATCGAAAAGCCGCTGCCGATGGACGATCCCACCCGGCGCCGCCCCGACATCAGCTTGGCCAAAGAAAAATTGGGCTGGGAACCGCAAACCTCGCTGCGAGACGGCTTGGCGCAAACGATCGAATGGTTCCGCTCGATCGATCTGGGCGACTACCGTCCGCCCACGCCGAACTTCGCGTAAACGGTATCGTAACGCTCGCGAGATCGTGGGCCGTAGCTACGCTCGCCAGAGCGTGGACCTCCGTAGCTACGCTCGCCAGAGCGTGGGCCTCCGTAGCTACGCTCGCCAGAGCGTGGACGGTGAAGGTCACGCAGGCGCGCTTTTCAGATGCACTTGGGCGGCTGAAGCCCGGACTCCAGCGCGACCACCGTCTGGCGACGGTAGCTACGGTCTTTTGTTGCTACCCGAACCAGCCGTGCAGCCACCAGCTATTCTGGCCCAGTTGGCGGTAGACCCATAACCATTGGCCGGCTTCGGTTTCCAGGCGGAAGTAATCGCGGCGGATCGAGGGGCCCTGCCACCAACCGGTTTCAATCCGTTCGGGCCCCCAAGCTCGATTGACGCCCTGCGCGGCCGGCCAACGCCGCAGCTTGATTTGTTGCGGCCAGCCGTCGCGGTGCAGCTGTGACGCTTCGATCGGTTGCGGCTGTCGCAGCAGGTCCAAGGGACGCCGCAGCGGGATTTCGGCTGCCAGCGTCGGCGGACGATCGGCGCCCGCCCGTGTATCACTTGCCCGTGTTTCCCTTGACCGCGTGTTGCTCGCCGCCGCGTTGCGCTGCGCTCGCCGACCGGTCAACACGCTGGTCTGGAAAGCTTGTTCGGGCAGCGGGTTGCTGCTGCGCCGCACGCCCAGGACGCGTTCGCCCCCCAGGCGGCCGCTTAACCCATCGATCAGCTTGGCCAGCGCCGCGGCATCGCCCTGCCCCTCGCCCCCGTGAGCTGTCAGCAGGCTGCGTTGGTGCATTCTCAGCGGACCCGTCAGCGGGGCCGCCAACACGATTCGGTGGACGCGAGCGGTTAAGCGTTGTTGTTCGAACACGCTGTGCAACAATCCCGTCAGGTGGTCGGCGTCGGCCGTGGGAGCAAACAGCCCCAGCTGCATTCGCTGGGATTGGTGAGCTTGCAGGTCCAGACGGCAGGTCAGCCGCAGCGCTCCCTGTTGCCGGCTGGCCAAACCAGCGGCCAGCTGTTTTACCAACTGCTCAATGCGGTGTTTCAGTAGGTCGGTGGCGTAGGTGGGGTATTCCAAATCCGTCGACACCACGTCTTCGGCCGCCGCATGATGCACGGGCAAAGTCTGGTCGACCGTGCCCAAGGCTTGATCGATACGTTGCAGCAAACCGCTGCCCAACCGTGTGGCCAGCCCGCTGCGCGGCAGACGCAGCAGTTCGTCGACGCGGCGGATGCCCAGCCGGTGCAATTTTTCGGCGGCATCGACCGCAATCCGCAGGGCGATGACGGGCAGCTCGGCGAGCGCCGTTTCGGTTTCGCCGGCCGGTACCAGCCAGGTCAAACAACCGTGTTGTCGCCTGCCCGAGTGCGGTGAACCGTAATGCGCAATCGCCCACGCGGAACCGACACTGGAGGTGATGGCTAGCTGAGCGGAGAAGCCCTGTTGGTCCAGCAGCGAGGCGGTTTGCTGGAGCAGTTTTTGTTCATCGCCAAATAGTTCGCCGATCCCGCTCACGTCCAGCAACAGGGCCTGCGGCTGGTGAAGCAATTGCCCGGCCCAGCGAGCCTTCTCCAGCGGCTCGAGCGCCACCAGCGGACTGATCTGCAACGATAAAACTTCGGCCAACTGCCGCAAACCGGCGCGATCGGCCGCCGGATCGTATTGGCAAACGACTACCCCTGATGGGCTCGGCTTTTCCGGCCCGCCTGCTTGGCGTGCTTGATCTGCTTGGTGTGCTTGGTGGGCTTGTCCTGTTGGGTGGGCTTGTCCGGCGCCTTCCTGCAGCCAAGCGAATCGTTGTTGCAGCAACGAGCGGGCTTCCACCAGCGGCATTTGGGGACGCAGCCCGCAGGCCATCGCATCGTCCGAGGCGGCCACGACCACGCGGCCGCGGCGCGGATCGAGCATCCACAGGACCAGTTCGGTGGGCGGCAGACCTGCCTCAGGCGGAATGCCTTCTTCGCGGCGCCACCTTTGGATGGGCCAGTTGGGCAGCCAGATGCATAGTCGCCTGGGCCGCGGCTTGTGTGGGGCCAGCAACGGCGGCGGGACGGGCGGCGGTGTGGTGGCTGGAGGACCCATCGGTGACTCCCTGTTCGATAATGCCATTGGCGGTCACGGCAAAGGTGGCGGAACGATCGATCTGGCCGCCGCGGCAGCGAGCCAGGGTGGCGCGGAGCGTGCGGCCGCGGGCTGGCGAAGCGGCCGTGCGAACTCCCTCTACGTGCCAGCGGACCTCCGCGAAACTGGGACGCCCCATCACGGTTGCCGGTCGCACGAATAAGCCCATCGTGTGTCCGCTCTCGGCCGCCAACTGAAAACGACGCGCATCGCGATCGTCCAACCAAGCCCCCAGCGGACTCCACACCGCTGCCACCGCCGAACAACGCAGCGCCTGATCGATAGCCCACACCTGGTCGCTGCGGTCGGCCGGCCGAACCCACACCAGCCGTTCCGCCTCGATTCCCAACGCCAGGGCCGCGGGGGGATAAAAGGTGCCGGCAGGATCGACCACGACCAACCAACCCGGATGGCAACGCAGGCTTTCCACGGCGGCCAACATCGCCAGCAACCGGGCACCCTGGCCGGGCGAGACGGCAATCCATTCGACCATCGAGGCGGCGGGCAAACCGCCACGTGGCAACAGTCCGTCCAATGCGGCGCCGCCACAGGACACCGTGGGCAGGGCGGCTTTATCGGTCGCAGCCGTTTCCAGACGCCCCAGCTGGTCTCGCAGCCGCTGTAGTAAGTTGGGCTGCGAGTCCGATACAATTTCAGCAGCCGCCGCGGGCCCCGTCTCCGCCTCGGCCACGTCCGCAGCCCCACACATGGCTACCGCCGCAGCAGCAGCAGTGGACGCTGTCGCCGTGGTGGACGCTGTCGGGGGGAATGATGGGTGCGGGGAAACCGCCGGGGAATCCCCAAAAGCCAGTTGGGTCGCCATCGGGTGCCAATCCCTGGTAGATGGAAGATGCGAGTATGTACGTATGTATCGTACAGAGTCCGTGCTAGCATTGCACTCAAAATTGCCTTGCCGAGAGAAAAATTAGGCAGCCGCGCGGACACGTTTGGTCAAAACGGCGAGCCCCACAAGAAAATTTTTTACGACTTCTAGTATCCGAACCGGGATCCACCCCCCCATGCTTCAAAAAATCAAACTCGTCCTCCTGCTGACGATCTTGGCCGCGTTGGTCGTATTCGCCCTCCTAAATCGAGCTCCCACGGACCTCGATTTCCTGTTCGTGAAGACCTCCTTGTCGACCACGTTGTTGGTATTCCTGACAGCCGCCTGCGGATTCCTAGCCGGTTCTCTGACCACCGGCCTGTGGCTGCACAAAAGAGCCAAGAAGAAGAGTGAAAAAGAGGAGTGAGGAGTGAGGAGTAGCGAGTAGCGAGTAGCGAGTAGCGAGTAGCGAGTAGCGAGTAGCGAGTAGCGAGATTTGAGATTTGAGATTTGAGATTTGAGATTTGAGATTTGAGATTTGAGATTTGAGATTTGAGATTTACTCACTGCCCTACTGCCCTACTGCCTCACTGCCTCACTGCCTCACTGCCTCACTGCCTCACTGCCTTCAACCATCTCTAACCACTTCGAATCGCACGTGCGGGCGGCTCGACTTGCGAATTTCAAACGCGGGCCGTGTTTGGAATTGCTCGAACTGCTCGGTCGCTGCGGCTTGGTCGTAGCCGCCGGCGTGCGTGAACAACAGGTACCGCAGCCGCAGTGGTTGTTCGTCGGTCACCACGATGTCTCCGGAAAAGCACGGCGATGCGCATAACCAGCCGTCCGCGCGGACATGCCAGGCATTGGGAAACCCGGGATTGTCCGGATGGTCGAAATACGTGATGCCTTCTCGCACCCAGCGGCGTTGCTCAGGTGAGCCCGTGGCCGTGACGCCGCTGTAGTCGACCCAGCGATGAGGCTTACCAAAAATCTCCGGTTCACCTTGTTGTCCCGAGTCCGAGGTCAGCGTGCCTTGCCCAAACGCGGCCGACAGCGTCTTGCTGACTCGCACAGCCAACAGGCCGAAGTTGGTTTTTTCCAGCGTCACCTGCTCACGACCGTCCGCCGGCCGAAAAGTGGATTGGATTTCCAGCAGCGATTCGCCGCCGGGCAGCGGAGTCAATTCTGACACCATTTCTTGACTCATCAGCTGAACCCCTGCGGCATTGAACCACCCCAATCGTACGGCGATGCGGGCCGAAGAGTCGCCGTCTTCCAACGCCAGCCATTGTTGTTGGCGAATTGAAGTTCCGGCGTGTTCGGTCCAAAAACTCTCGCCATTGACTTTGTGATGCGCGAACCAAACCGAGCGGTGGTGGTCGTGATCCGGAGCTCCGGGGTGCCCCATGCGGGTCAGCGA from Roseimaritima ulvae includes these protein-coding regions:
- the polX gene encoding DNA polymerase/3'-5' exonuclease PolX: MNNAQIANVFDELADLLEFKGENPFRVRAYRNGSKAIRELEESVAAIIADENRKLADVPGIGKTLAEKSETLLASGSLSQLEDLRAEIPASVLQMVRVPGLGAKKAAALHRELGIDTLAQLRDACERQQVRKLKGFAAKTEQMILQGLEIAEAANERLRWVEADQIVQQLLAHMNRHQGIQRVQPAGSYRRGRETVGDVDLLVVADDRAAVMDHFEAFAGRSETIARGDTKVSMRIGASFQVDMRVVESHQFGAALQYFTGSKEHNVHLRSLAKKRGLKINEYGVFADDEETPLASETEADVYAALELPCFPPEIREDRFEFEWAAAGSLPELITLDQIQGDLHMHTTATDGQATIREMADAAIERGLKYIAITDHSKRVAMAGGLDAERLREQWAMIDEIRPEYEGRLEILKGIECDILEDGSMDLDDEVLSEGDWIIASVHYGQKQPRQQITDRITGALANPYVSIVAHPTGRLINRRPPYDVDMEAVVQAAAEHGKLLELNANPARLDLNEQHLTMAARQGVPIVISTDAHSIDGLDVMKHGIQQARRGGLTAAQVANTKPWQSVDPRR
- a CDS encoding serine hydrolase domain-containing protein, with amino-acid sequence MTRDFNRRHFLAAAATATCVPRCVAAAPRVTGVGLPAVDAMMADFMQQHSVTGASLAITRRGRLVHAAGYGLADPDRQTPVTPLHRFRIASVSKPLTAIAILRLCQRRDLKLTDRVVDVLQLRPTDTAFAAITIDHLLHHSGGFDRQASFDPMFRDEDIAKSQQVALPVSQQAIVDYMLDRPLDFIPGSRYAYSNFGYLLLGQVIERVSGDAYEAFVQREILHPCGERRMQLGRTARSQAAENEVVYVADRPDKTYPSVLTPQRQPVAGPYGHYHLEPMAAHGGWLATATGLVRLASALRRFVWAAPLSAASMQTMVRKPDFVDAEKAVHYGCGVQVRSLKNGKHNLWHNGSLDGTNALWVLRHDDLAWCVLFNQRYGRDRKQLCSLIDAPLHRAVDAVSEWPREDLFERYL
- a CDS encoding acyl-CoA thioesterase, producing the protein MLTEFILEFRVEYFETDGQQRVHHGNYLNYFERGRVEMLRAAGISYKELEATGLMLVVTEMNVKYMAAAEFDDLLRLTTRVVSAKGVRVRFEYTIHRDDDLIVTAESTIACIDRSGKPRRLPKELLNK
- a CDS encoding acetolactate synthase — encoded protein: MSIGEGSDTNLNTMRGRDFPAIRQFTVFMENRVGQLLEVVRRFEGTGIRVAALSINDSAECAFVRLVLSDCERGRELLERAGLAIIETDLLGVELPDGPQPLLRVCTALLAAEINIIQAYPLLSRPNGEPAVALMVDNIDLAMDTLNNKGFRMITEGDLKDDSIE
- a CDS encoding DUF1559 family PulG-like putative transporter, with translation MSTNSPYSTVPGQQPAPPASNNTTKIVLIILGVLFLAFLLCGGVMVALLLPAVNAARQAALQMNTQNNVKQVGLAVHNYHDVYQQLPPLYATDANGNPVSSWRVSLLPFLEERALDEQWQAGQAWDSPANQSLLEQTPAAYRGLGESPTGPHDGQCHLFVIDDPSALLSGDEPRHFRDVLDGTSNTLFALYLPNRSVPWSAPQELSLDEAFAEVSAASPEAPVMALMLDGSVRRLTTPLSRETFEAMVTPAGGERVFDF
- a CDS encoding UDP-glucuronic acid decarboxylase family protein, with product MISRILVTGGAGFLGSHLCERLVDEGHDVICLDNFFTSQKSNVSHLLKRPNFELLRHDITLPIFLEVDQIYNLACPAAPGHYQFNPIKTMKTSVVGIINMLGIAKRCGARLLQASTSEVYGDPDVHPQPESYRGNVNPIGPRACYDEGKRAAETLCMDYVRSNNVDARLVRIFNTYGPRMHPYDGRVVSNFIRQAINNEPITIFGDGSQTRSFCYRDDLVEAIIRMMNVPQGFPGPVNIGNQGEFTIRELAELVLEQVGGDSKLIEKPLPMDDPTRRRPDISLAKEKLGWEPQTSLRDGLAQTIEWFRSIDLGDYRPPTPNFA
- a CDS encoding Y-family DNA polymerase; its protein translation is MGPPATTPPPVPPPLLAPHKPRPRRLCIWLPNWPIQRWRREEGIPPEAGLPPTELVLWMLDPRRGRVVVAASDDAMACGLRPQMPLVEARSLLQQRFAWLQEGAGQAHPTGQAHQAHQADQARQAGGPEKPSPSGVVVCQYDPAADRAGLRQLAEVLSLQISPLVALEPLEKARWAGQLLHQPQALLLDVSGIGELFGDEQKLLQQTASLLDQQGFSAQLAITSSVGSAWAIAHYGSPHSGRRQHGCLTWLVPAGETETALAELPVIALRIAVDAAEKLHRLGIRRVDELLRLPRSGLATRLGSGLLQRIDQALGTVDQTLPVHHAAAEDVVSTDLEYPTYATDLLKHRIEQLVKQLAAGLASRQQGALRLTCRLDLQAHQSQRMQLGLFAPTADADHLTGLLHSVFEQQRLTARVHRIVLAAPLTGPLRMHQRSLLTAHGGEGQGDAAALAKLIDGLSGRLGGERVLGVRRSSNPLPEQAFQTSVLTGRRAQRNAAASNTRSRETRASDTRAGADRPPTLAAEIPLRRPLDLLRQPQPIEASQLHRDGWPQQIKLRRWPAAQGVNRAWGPERIETGWWQGPSIRRDYFRLETEAGQWLWVYRQLGQNSWWLHGWFG
- a CDS encoding lipopolysaccharide assembly protein LapA domain-containing protein — translated: MLQKIKLVLLLTILAALVVFALLNRAPTDLDFLFVKTSLSTTLLVFLTAACGFLAGSLTTGLWLHKRAKKKSEKEE
- a CDS encoding DUF6807 domain-containing protein, which codes for MTFCNRCTGLSVLALALGFSIGASAEAPDTALGPPTRCVVIPGDRHNLQFQVDGVVRTQWQFDADFPRPFFYPLLGPSGQSLTRMGHPGAPDHDHHRSVWFAHHKVNGESFWTEHAGTSIRQQQWLALEDGDSSARIAVRLGWFNAAGVQLMSQEMVSELTPLPGGESLLEIQSTFRPADGREQVTLEKTNFGLLAVRVSKTLSAAFGQGTLTSDSGQQGEPEIFGKPHRWVDYSGVTATGSPEQRRWVREGITYFDHPDNPGFPNAWHVRADGWLCASPCFSGDIVVTDEQPLRLRYLLFTHAGGYDQAAATEQFEQFQTRPAFEIRKSSRPHVRFEVVRDG